A window from Mangifera indica cultivar Alphonso chromosome 2, CATAS_Mindica_2.1, whole genome shotgun sequence encodes these proteins:
- the LOC123201379 gene encoding protein transport protein Sec24-like At4g32640 produces MASPVPPGAPRQRSPPPSNYNPNLQQNPNALSDHFQNMNINRPVSVLNSTPRPTPFAQTPPFPSTTLSPPVSRPGPPPPGVVPRSLGTQQPTLPPNVAPPPTALPAGPSFPFGGRPPSGSLPSSMGSGGPVGVPPSGVPPAGTLPASGLLGGPFAPPPGARPFASSTLSSGMNAPTSSVQDGLTSNGPLSYAASGAALGGPRFAPPGYAVQTQTPPVGPPSMVASTRSPPQFPLGSVGTGSSMVPPMQPGMRFSAPHQGAPPFSAAPPQGVPPSQGSPFGPQSWQSRQVGPSPSIAGSVQPPRMFGMPPPLPTQSMTTIPPAMGQSGAPAAASSKIDPQQIPRPVPSSMVVMYDTRDGNQSNTPPPATSDYIVRDTGNCSPRYMRCTISQIPCTNDLLATSGMQLALLVQPLALPHPSEEAIQVVDFGESGPVRCSRCKAYINPFMRFIDQGRRFICNLCGFTDETPRDYHCNLGPDGRRRDADERPELCRGTVEFIATKEYMVRDPMPAVYFFLIDVSMNAIQTGATAAACSAISQVIADLPEGPRTMVGIATFDLTIHFYNLKRALQQPLMLIVPDIEDVYTPLESDVIVPLSECRQHLEMLLESIPSMFSNNRTAESAFGAAVKASFLAMKSTGGKLLVFQSVLPSVGIGALSAREAEGRSNISAGEKEAHKLLQPADKTLKAMAIEFAEYQVCVDVFLTTQTYIDISSISVIPRTTGGQVYYYYPFSALSDPAKLYNDLRWNITRPQGFEAVMRVRCSQGIQVQDYHGNFCKRIPTDIDLPAIDCNKAIMVTLKHDDKLQDGSECAFQCALLYTTVYGQRRIRVTTLSLPCTSNLSNLYRSADLDTQFTCFMKQAANEIPSTPLVNVREQMMNLCVNALVSYRKFCATVSSSGQLILPEALKLLPLYTLALIKSTGLRNDGRIDDRSFWITYVSSVSIPSAVPFVYPRMVAIHDLDSNGEGGSPIPPFLPLSSEHVSDEGIYLLENGEDALIYIGSSVVSNILHQLFGIHSVEEIPTQFVLQQFDNPLSKKLNEVINEIRRQRCSYLRLKLCKKGDQSGMLFFSYLVEDKIPTGGQSYVEFLIHIHRQIQVKMS; encoded by the exons ATGGCATCTCCCGTGCCTCCAGGGGCACCAAGGCAACGTTCACCACCACCATCAAATTATAACCCTAATTTGCAGCAAAATCCTAATGCATTATCTGATCATTTCCAGAATATGAATATAAACCGTCCTGTTTCGGTGCTCAATTCTACTCCTAGACCAACCCCATTTGCCCAAACACCACCTTTTCCTTCTACAACTCTTTCACCACCAGTGTCCCGCCCAGGTCCTCCACCACCCGGTGTGGTTCCTAGATCTTTGGGAACCCAGCAACCCACATTGCCCCCAAATGTGGCCCCTCCGCCCACTGCTCTGCCTGCTGGTCCATCTTTTCCTTTTGGTGGCAGACCGCCTTCTGGGTCTTTGCCTTCTTCAATGGGTAGTGGTGGCCCTGTCGGAGTTCCCCCTTCTGGGGTGCCTCCAGCTGGCACTTTACCAGCTTCAGGTTTGCTAGGTGGACCGTTTGCACCACCTCCAGGTGCTAGACCATTTGCATCTTCGACATTGAGTAGTGGTATGAATGCACCCACATCAAGTGTGCAGGATGGTTTGACAAGTAATGGGCCACTGTCATATGCTGCTTCGGGGGCTGCACTTGGTGGACCACGTTTTGCTCCGCCTGGTTATGCCGTGCAAACACAAACACCTCCTGTTGGTCCCCCATCAATGGTGGCATCAACTCGGTCTCCTCCACAATTTCCTTTGGGCAGTGTAGGGACTGGTTCCTCAATGGTTCCTCCTATGCAGCCGGGAATGCGATTCTCAGCTCCACATCAAGGTGCACCACCATTTTCAGCAGCACCTCCTCAAGGTGTACCACCATCTCAAGGTTCTCCTTTTGGGCCACAGTCATGGCAAAGTCGACAG GTTGGTCCATCTCCTTCAATTGCTGGTTCTGTGCAACCACCTAGAATGTTTGGTATGCCTCCACCACTTCCTACTCAGTCAATGACGACTATACCCCCTGCTATGGGTCAATCTGGAGCCCCTGCTGCAGCATCTTCGAAGATAGATCCCCAACAAATTCCGCGGCCCGTTCCAAGTTCTATGGTGGTCATGTATGACACTCGTGACGGAAATCAATCCAACACTCCTCCG CCTGCAACTAGTGATTACATTGTCAGAGACACTGGGAACTGCAGTCCACGCTACATGAGGTGCACCATCAGCCAG ATACCGTGCACTAATGACCTTCTGGCAACATCCGGCATGCAGTTGGCTCTTTTGGTCCAACCTTTGGCCCTTCCTCATCCATCCGAGGAGGCAATCCAA GTTGTGGATTTTGGAGAAAGTGGTCCTGTTCGATGTTCTCGTTGCAAGGCCTACATAAATCCTTTTATGAGGTTCATTGATCAGGGAAGGCGGTTCATCTGCAATTTGTGTG GATTTACGGATGAAACTCCCCGCGATTATCACTGCAATCTAGGTCCTGATGGTAGGCGTAGAGATGCTGATGAAAGACCTGAGCTTTGTAGGGGGACAGTTGAATTTATTGCTACAAAGGAGTATATG GTGCGTGATCCAATGCCGGCTGTTTATTTCTTTCTTATCGACGTCTCGATGAATGCCATTCAAACTGGTGCAACTGCTGCAGCTTGCAGTGCAATTAGTCAAGTTATTGCTGATCTTCCT GAAGGTCCCCGGACTATGGTGGGAATCGCAACATTTGATTTGACAATCcatttttacaatttgaaaCGTGCACTACAGCAG CCGTTGATGCTCATTGTCCCTGATATAGAAGATGTTTATACTCCTCTGGAATCTGATGTCATTGTTCCACTTTCTGAG TGCCGTCAACATTTGGAGATGTTGCTGGAAAGCATTCCATCCATGTTTTCCAACAATAGAACTGCTGAATCAGCCTTTGGTGCAGCAGTCAAG GCTTCCTTTTTGGCAATGAAGAGTACAGGAggcaaacttttagtttttcaatCAG TCTTGCCTTCGGTTGGTATCGGAGCCCTTTCTGCTAGAGAGGCTGAGGGAAGAAGTAATATCTCTGCTGGAGAAAAG GAGGCACATAAACTACTCCAACCAGCAGATAAAACTTTAAAGGCGATGGCAATTGAGTTTGCCGAGTATCAG GTCTGTGTGGATGTGTTTCTCACTACTCAGACTTACATAGACATTTCTTCCATCTCTGTCATCCCAAGGACTACTGGAGGACAG GTTTACTATTACTACCCATTCTCGGCTCTTTCTGATCCTGCAAAACTCTACAATGATCTTAGATGGAATATCACAAGGCCCCAAGGTTTTGAGGCAGTTATGCGTGTGAGATGCAGCCAG GGTATTCAAGTTCAAGATTACCATGGAAACTTTTGCAAACGCATTCCAACAGATATTGACCTACCCGCG ATTGACTGTAACAAAGCTATCATGGTAACCTTAAAGCATGATGATAAATTGCAGGATGGCTCAGAATGTGCTTTTCAG TGTGCCCTTCTTTACACCACTGTGTATGGCCAAAGAAGAATTCGAGTAACAACTTTATCCTTGCCATGCACCAGTAATTTAAGTAATCTGTACCGCTCGGCTGACTTGGATACTCAATTTACATGTTTCATGAAGCAAG CGGCAAATGAAATTCCTTCCACCCCACTAGTGAATGTCCGGGAACAGATGATGAACCTTTGTGTCAATGCTCTGGTTTCGTATCGTAAATTCTGTGCTACTGTATCATCATCTGGACAACTTATTCTACCTGAGGCCCTCAAGCTTTTGCCTTTATACACCCTTG CATTAATTAAAAGTACAGGATTGAGAAATGATGGGAGAATAGATGATCGGTCATTTTGGATAACATATGTTTCCTCAGTTTCTATTCCCTCGGCAGTTCCATTTGTTTACCCAAGGATGGTGGCTATCCATGACCTTGATTCAAAC GGGGAGGGTGGATCTCCTATTCCTCCCTTTCTACCTCTTTCTAGTGAACACGTGAGTGATGAGGGAATTTATCTTCTTGAGAATGGTGAGGATGCTTTGATATATATTGGTAGTTCAGTGGTTTCAAATATCTTGCACCAGCTGTTTGGCATTCATTCTGTTGAAGAAATTCCAACTCAG ttTGTGCTTCAACAGTTCGATAATCCATTATCAAAGAAGCTAAATGAAGTGATAAATGAGATAAGGAGACAAAGATGCTCGTACCTACG CTTAAAGTTGTGCAAAAAGGGAGATCAATCAG GGATGCTGTTCTTTTCGTACTTGGTCGAAGACAAGATTCCTACCGGTGGGCAATCATATGTTGAATTTCTGATACATATCCATAGGCAGATTCAAGTTAAAATGTCTTAA